The following proteins are co-located in the Oenanthe melanoleuca isolate GR-GAL-2019-014 chromosome 4, OMel1.0, whole genome shotgun sequence genome:
- the LOC130252018 gene encoding probable RNA-binding protein 46 isoform X2, with protein sequence MPWPRLPGDSAVADMHEENKAVNGCGKIRSGAQNGAALLALMEKTGYSMVQQNGQRKFGGPPPGWEGPPPPRGCEVFVGKIPRDMYEDELVPVFERAGKIYELRLMMEFSGENRGYAFVMYTTKEEAQLAIKILNNYEIRPGKFIGVCVSLDNCRLFIGAIPKDKKKEEILNEMKKVTEGVVDVIVYPNATDKTKNRGFAFVEYESHRAAAMARRRLIPGTFQPWGHTIQVDWADPEKVVDEETMQRVKVLYVRNLMISTTEDKIKAEFNKFKPGVVERVKKLRDYAFVHFFHREDAVAAMSIMNGKCIDGASIEVTLAKPVNKESSWKQHFNGQISPSSENLLGFPNKEDGAQKSLGKPASLSVRLNGQHSPGPPEVERSTYPIFPGIKLTPISMYSLKLSHFSSAVMHLDYFCHKNSWAPPEYCLYSTTSQDGKILLVYKVLISSIADDSQSYFMPEKLCTTVEDAKELAAQFTLLHLAPEQAYITLLSLNAAWWDSKANCTPYLV encoded by the exons ATGCCGTGGCCTCGTCTgcctggggacagtg CTGTTGCAGATATGCATGAGGAGAATAAAGCTGTAAATGGATGTGGCAAAATCCGAAGTGGTGCTCAAAATGGAGCCGCTTTACTTGCCCTAATGGAGAAGACAGGATACAGCATGGTTCAGCAAAATGGGCAAAGAAAATTTGGTGGACCTCCACCAG GTTGGGAAGGTCCTCCACCGCCTCGTGGATGTGAAGTTTTTGTGGGTAAGATTCCTCGTGATATGTATGAAGATGAACTAGTTCCTGTTtttgagagagctgggaagaTCTATGAGCTCAGACTGATGATGGAATTCAGTGGTGAGAACCGAGGCTATGCTTTTGTGATGTACACTACTAAAGAGGAAGCCCAGCTGGCCATCAAGATTCTCAATAATTATGAAATTCGTCCAGGGAAGTTTATTGGTGTCTGTGTTAGCTTGGACAACTGCAGACTGTTTATTGGAGCAATTCCTAAAGataagaagaaagaagaaatactgaatgaaatgaaaaaagttaCAGAAGGAGTGGTGGATGTCATTGTTTATCCAAATGCCACTGACAAAACTAAAAATCGTGGCTTTGCCTTTGTAGAATATGAatctcacagagcagctgcaatgGCTAGAAGACGACTAATCCCAG GAACGTTCCAGCCCTGGGGTCATACTATTCAAGTAGACTGGGCAGATCCTGAGAAAGTAGTTGATGAAGAAACTATGCAGAGAGTTAAAGTATTGTATGTGAGAAATTTAATGATATCTACTACGGAGGACAAAATTAAAGCTGAATTCAACAAGTTCAAGCCAGGAGTAGTTGAACGTGTAAAGAAGTTGAGGGACTAtgcttttgttcatttttttcaccGTGAAGATGCAGTTGCTGCTATGTCTATAATGAATGGAAAGTGCATTGATGGAGCCAGTATTGAGGTAACACTGGCGAAGCCAGTTAACAAAGAAAGTTCTTGGAAGCAACATTTTAATGGTCAGATAAGTCCCAGTTCTGAAAATCTCTTAGGGTTTCCTAACAAAGAAGATGGTGCTCAAAAATCCTTGGGGAAACCAGCAAGTCTTTCAGTTCGTCTTAATGGTCAGCACAGTCCAGGGCCCCCTGAAGTTGAAAGAAGTACATACCCAATTTTTCCAGGAATAAAGCTTACTCCAATAAGCATGTATTCTTTAAAGCTGAGTCACTTCAGTTCTGCGGTAATGCATCTGGATTATTTTTGCCATAAAAATAGCTGGGCGCCACCAGAATACTGCTTGTATTCAACCACAAGTCAGGATGGGAAAATACTTTTGGTGTACAAGGTGCTTATTTCTAGTATTGCAGATGATTCCCAGAGTTACTTCATGCCAGAAAAACTCTGTACAACAGTAGAAGATGCAAAGGAATTGGCAGCACAGTTCACACTTTTACATCTAG cCCCCGAGCAAGCATATATAACACTACTGTCCCTGAATGCAGCATGGTGGGATAGTAAAG CCAATTGTACACCCTACTTGGTttga